The following are from one region of the Vicugna pacos chromosome 9, VicPac4, whole genome shotgun sequence genome:
- the IRX6 gene encoding iroquois-class homeodomain protein IRX-6 isoform X1: MSFSHFGHPYGSASQFLVSASSSATCCESAPRSVPDVASGSTPAAALCCSPYDSRLLSSARPELGAALGIYGAPYSAAAAAQSYPGYLPYSPEPPALYGALNPQYEFKEAAGNFTPSLAQPGAYYPYEPTLGQYQYDRYGAVELSGAGRRKNATRETTSTLKAWLNEHRKNPYPTKGEKIMLAIITKMTLTQVSTWFANARRRLKKENKMTWAPKNKGGEERKVEGGTEELLGCLNGDTKDATASQEARGLRLSDLEDLEEEEDEEADEEEEVVTATDRLAELHKDSQSLPEVQRAAAREGRPERRECSLAAPRFSFTEPRGSGEADFLRVEPGGPRLTMHYPCSEKPRIWSLAHTAAASGGVEGAPPSLPRTRSPECHLIPGQPPGSGTRPTVRRDSACEEPSRVAKAFGNRTFALQGLPPNCAPCPWRREPAAQCQYPSGAEAG; encoded by the exons ATGTCCTTCTCGCACTTCGGACACCCGTACGGCAGCGCTTCCCAG TTTCTGGTGTCTGCAAGTTCCAGCGCCACTTGCTGCGAATCTGCCCCGCGCTCGGTCCCAGACGTGGCCTCAGGCTCCACCCCGGCGGCTGCACTCTGCTGCTCACCCTACGACAGTCGGCTGCTGAGCAGTGCGAGGCCTGAACTGGGCGCGGCCTTGGGCATCTATGGAGCTCCCTACTCGGCTGCTGCAGCTGCCCAGAGCTACCCAGGCTACCTGCCCTACAGCCCGGAGCCGCCAGCACTGTACGGGGCGCTG AATCCACAGTATGAATTTAAGGAGGCTGCAGGGAACTTTACACCCAGCCTGGCGCAACCAGGAGCATATTATCCCTATGAGCCGACGCTGGGGCAGTACCAGTATGACCG GTACGGAGCAGTGGAGTTGAGCGGTGCTGGGCGCAGAAAAAATGCCACCCGTGAGACCACTAGCACTCTCAAAGCTTGGCTCAACGAGCATCGCAAGAACCCCTACCCCACCAAGGGCGAGAAGATCATGCTGGCCATCATCACCAAGATGACCCTCACTCAGGTGTCCACCTGGTTCGCCAATGCACGCCGGCGCCTCAAGAAGGAGAACAAGATGACTTGGGCACCCAAGAACAAAggcggggaggagaggaaggtggagggtggaACAGAGGAATTGCTGGGCTGCCTAAACGGTGACACCAAAG ACGCTACTGCTAGCCAAGAGGCCCGGGGGCTCCGGCTGAGTGACCTGGAAGacctggaggaagaagaggatgagGAGGCAGATGAAGAAGAGGAAGTGGTCACAGCTACGGACAGGCTGGCTGAGCTCCATAAAGACAGTCAGTCTCTGCCAGAGGTTCAACGTGCGGCCGCGCGAGAGGGCCGGCCGGAGCGTAGGGAGTGCAGTCTGGCGGCGCCCCGCTTCTCCTTCACTGAGCCCCGCGGGTCGGGAGAAGCAGACTTCCTCCGGGTTGAGCCAGGAGGCCCCAGGTTGACCATGCACTACCCATGCAGCGAGAAACCTCGCATCTGGTCTCTGGCGCACACGGCGGCAGCCAGCGGCGGCGTCGAAGGGGCACCTCCATCCCTGCCCAGGACGCGAAGTCCTGAGTGCCATCTGATTCCTGGACAGCCTCCGGGCTCGGGCACGAGACCCACGGTCCGTAGAGACTCCGCGTGCGAAGAGCCTTCTCGAGTAGCCAAAGCCTTTGGAAACCGCACGTTTGCCCTCCAGGGTCTGCCGCCGAATTGTGCGCCGTGTCCGTGGCGGAGGGAGCCTGCAGCGCAGTGCCAGTACCCGTCGGGAGCTGAAG
- the IRX6 gene encoding iroquois-class homeodomain protein IRX-6 isoform X2, whose amino-acid sequence MSFSHFGHPYGSASQFLVSASSSATCCESAPRSVPDVASGSTPAAALCCSPYDSRLLSSARPELGAALGIYGAPYSAAAAAQSYPGYLPYSPEPPALYGALNPQYEFKEAAGNFTPSLAQPGAYYPYEPTLGQYQYDRYGAVELSGAGRRKNATRETTSTLKAWLNEHRKNPYPTKGEKIMLAIITKMTLTQVSTWFANARRRLKKENKMTWAPKNKGGEERKVEGGTEELLGCLNGDTKDATASQEARGLRLSDLEDLEEEEDEEADEEEEVVTATDRLAELHKDSQSLPEVQRAAAREGRPERRECSLAAPRFSFTEPRGSGEADFLRVEPGGPRLTMHYPCSEKPRIWSLAHTAAASGGVEGAPPSLPRTRSPECHLIPGQPPGSGTRPTVRRDSACEEPSRVAKAFGNRTFALQGLPPNCAPCPWRREPAAQCQYPSGAEG is encoded by the exons ATGTCCTTCTCGCACTTCGGACACCCGTACGGCAGCGCTTCCCAG TTTCTGGTGTCTGCAAGTTCCAGCGCCACTTGCTGCGAATCTGCCCCGCGCTCGGTCCCAGACGTGGCCTCAGGCTCCACCCCGGCGGCTGCACTCTGCTGCTCACCCTACGACAGTCGGCTGCTGAGCAGTGCGAGGCCTGAACTGGGCGCGGCCTTGGGCATCTATGGAGCTCCCTACTCGGCTGCTGCAGCTGCCCAGAGCTACCCAGGCTACCTGCCCTACAGCCCGGAGCCGCCAGCACTGTACGGGGCGCTG AATCCACAGTATGAATTTAAGGAGGCTGCAGGGAACTTTACACCCAGCCTGGCGCAACCAGGAGCATATTATCCCTATGAGCCGACGCTGGGGCAGTACCAGTATGACCG GTACGGAGCAGTGGAGTTGAGCGGTGCTGGGCGCAGAAAAAATGCCACCCGTGAGACCACTAGCACTCTCAAAGCTTGGCTCAACGAGCATCGCAAGAACCCCTACCCCACCAAGGGCGAGAAGATCATGCTGGCCATCATCACCAAGATGACCCTCACTCAGGTGTCCACCTGGTTCGCCAATGCACGCCGGCGCCTCAAGAAGGAGAACAAGATGACTTGGGCACCCAAGAACAAAggcggggaggagaggaaggtggagggtggaACAGAGGAATTGCTGGGCTGCCTAAACGGTGACACCAAAG ACGCTACTGCTAGCCAAGAGGCCCGGGGGCTCCGGCTGAGTGACCTGGAAGacctggaggaagaagaggatgagGAGGCAGATGAAGAAGAGGAAGTGGTCACAGCTACGGACAGGCTGGCTGAGCTCCATAAAGACAGTCAGTCTCTGCCAGAGGTTCAACGTGCGGCCGCGCGAGAGGGCCGGCCGGAGCGTAGGGAGTGCAGTCTGGCGGCGCCCCGCTTCTCCTTCACTGAGCCCCGCGGGTCGGGAGAAGCAGACTTCCTCCGGGTTGAGCCAGGAGGCCCCAGGTTGACCATGCACTACCCATGCAGCGAGAAACCTCGCATCTGGTCTCTGGCGCACACGGCGGCAGCCAGCGGCGGCGTCGAAGGGGCACCTCCATCCCTGCCCAGGACGCGAAGTCCTGAGTGCCATCTGATTCCTGGACAGCCTCCGGGCTCGGGCACGAGACCCACGGTCCGTAGAGACTCCGCGTGCGAAGAGCCTTCTCGAGTAGCCAAAGCCTTTGGAAACCGCACGTTTGCCCTCCAGGGTCTGCCGCCGAATTGTGCGCCGTGTCCGTGGCGGAGGGAGCCTGCAGCGCAGTGCCAGTACCCGTCGGGAGCTGAAG